The following are encoded together in the Echinicola jeungdonensis genome:
- a CDS encoding NUDIX hydrolase produces the protein MAPRPVDEARFSHPKGGKARIGAVMILLYPEQNRCMVPFIKRPVYEGVHSGQVAFPGGKWEETDQNLKETALRETEEEIGVKGKEIALIGRLSDLYIPPSNFLVSPYIGYIPYKPVFDPDPKEVSSIIHCDFDTLVDRANRKQKKLQLQSGYAVDAPYFDIHQEIVWGATAMMLGELMEVWEK, from the coding sequence ATGGCTCCGAGACCAGTGGATGAAGCCCGGTTTAGCCATCCAAAAGGGGGCAAAGCCAGAATTGGTGCCGTCATGATTTTGCTATATCCAGAGCAAAACCGATGTATGGTTCCATTTATCAAAAGGCCCGTATATGAAGGAGTGCATAGCGGCCAAGTTGCTTTCCCTGGAGGGAAATGGGAGGAAACCGATCAAAATTTAAAAGAAACTGCCTTACGGGAAACGGAGGAAGAAATCGGGGTAAAAGGTAAAGAAATTGCTTTAATAGGAAGGCTGTCAGATTTATATATTCCTCCAAGCAATTTTTTGGTTTCCCCCTATATAGGTTACATCCCCTATAAACCTGTTTTTGATCCGGACCCTAAGGAAGTAAGCAGTATCATCCATTGTGATTTTGATACCCTGGTAGACCGGGCCAATAGGAAACAAAAGAAACTTCAACTTCAATCAGGCTACGCCGTGGATGCCCCATATTTTGATATCCACCAAGAAATAGTTTGGGGAGCGACTGCTATGATGTTAGGAGAATTGATGGAGGTCTGGGAAAAGTAA
- the aceK gene encoding bifunctional isocitrate dehydrogenase kinase/phosphatase, which produces MNATDCQSTVSEILEDYSIYMEAFKEHTKLAPIYFRERDWDGVQLNHRQRLRLYKDKVNDLVFRLKSIFGESIKNHDFWFEVKQQFSQVIADRKDKELAESFFNSVIRKTVSGLSIDEDLMFVHEGYDSCDIHPQEPLFYNYPSQWGLQKIIRKIIEDFDFKAPYYQKEKDIQFLVRSVREIILSRYTIDENTTTQVLKQVFYRQKAAYLIGRTYLGGKWMPFIIPFMHGPKGIYVDTLIFDPNLMSAIFSYTRSYFMVEIEIPSQIVAFLNSVITHKKVYELYNAIGFNKHGKTEFYRDFLNHLKISDDKFVPAPGIKGMVMTVFTLPSYNIVFKVIKDNFDPPKNMTRQEVKSKYKLVSLHDRVGRMADTHEFEYFRFPLDRIHPDLMQELKNTANSLIEIDGDTLIIKHLYTERRLTPLNMYLETCDEEDAKLAVEEYGNAILQLAKANIFPGDMMTKNFGVTRQKRVIFYDYDEIEFLTNMNFREKPVPQTYEQIYASEPWYEISKNDVFPEDFKRFMIGRPDVKPYFFEFHKNLFDPGHWKEIQKRIEAGELIHAFPYPEYMRFRPDLEV; this is translated from the coding sequence ATGAATGCCACCGACTGCCAATCTACCGTATCCGAAATTTTAGAGGATTATTCCATTTACATGGAGGCATTTAAGGAACACACCAAATTGGCCCCCATTTATTTTAGGGAAAGAGACTGGGATGGGGTCCAGCTTAATCACCGGCAAAGGTTAAGACTGTACAAGGACAAGGTCAATGACCTGGTTTTTAGGTTGAAATCCATTTTTGGAGAATCCATTAAGAACCATGATTTTTGGTTTGAGGTCAAACAGCAATTTTCCCAGGTAATAGCTGATAGGAAAGATAAGGAGCTTGCCGAATCTTTTTTTAATTCGGTCATTCGGAAAACCGTTTCAGGTTTGTCCATTGACGAGGATTTGATGTTTGTCCATGAAGGCTATGACTCTTGTGATATCCATCCTCAGGAACCCCTATTTTATAATTACCCTTCCCAATGGGGGCTGCAAAAAATCATTAGAAAGATCATTGAAGATTTTGATTTTAAGGCCCCCTATTACCAAAAAGAAAAAGACATTCAATTTTTGGTAAGGAGTGTGCGGGAAATAATTCTTTCCCGGTATACCATTGATGAGAATACAACTACACAAGTCTTAAAACAGGTTTTTTACCGGCAAAAAGCCGCATACCTTATTGGAAGGACATATTTGGGAGGAAAATGGATGCCTTTTATCATCCCATTTATGCATGGACCCAAAGGGATATACGTGGACACCTTGATTTTCGATCCCAACCTGATGAGTGCCATATTCAGCTATACCCGTTCTTATTTTATGGTGGAAATCGAAATTCCATCCCAAATTGTGGCTTTTTTAAACTCCGTGATTACCCACAAAAAAGTTTATGAACTTTATAATGCCATTGGTTTTAATAAACATGGCAAAACAGAGTTTTACAGGGATTTTCTCAACCATCTTAAAATTAGCGATGACAAATTTGTTCCTGCACCCGGGATTAAAGGAATGGTCATGACCGTATTCACTCTACCTTCTTATAATATTGTCTTTAAAGTCATCAAAGATAATTTTGACCCGCCCAAAAACATGACTCGACAGGAGGTTAAAAGCAAATACAAACTGGTATCCCTTCATGACCGGGTGGGAAGAATGGCAGACACTCATGAATTTGAATATTTTCGCTTTCCACTTGACAGGATCCATCCAGACCTGATGCAGGAATTAAAAAACACCGCCAATAGCCTTATTGAAATCGATGGAGACACCTTGATTATAAAACACCTTTATACGGAAAGGAGGCTGACCCCACTGAATATGTATCTGGAAACTTGTGATGAGGAGGATGCAAAACTTGCTGTGGAAGAATATGGGAATGCTATTTTACAATTGGCCAAGGCCAATATTTTCCCGGGTGATATGATGACTAAAAACTTTGGAGTGACCCGGCAAAAGCGGGTTATCTTTTATGATTATGATGAGATTGAATTCCTTACCAATATGAATTTCCGGGAAAAACCAGTACCTCAGACATATGAACAAATTTATGCTTCGGAACCTTGGTATGAAATTTCAAAAAATGATGTTTTTCCTGAGGACTTTAAACGGTTTATGATTGGGAGACCGGATGTAAAACCCTATTTCTTTGAATTCCATAAAAATCTATTTGATCCCGGCCACTGGAAGGAAATCCAAAAAAGAATCGAAGCAGGGGAATTGATCCATGCTTTCCCCTATCCAGAATATATGCGGTTCAGACCAGACCTTGAGGTTTAA
- a CDS encoding DUF4136 domain-containing protein, whose translation MKKAQVCILLVLFLSTACFSSKDFIAEYDYDYRGNFKKYKTFAFMEDTGTDSIKQIPIIDRTITSRLNSQGFRHQETKPDILIYYKLFLSQIKYRGYIQPEFDNWLTTRGVEILTEAQLREKEEKERKERLALLEEEKNKNDEEEEEEEEERKVGEDYENIKYYENEGMLIIYVIDYKKNKTIWQGYTSANFDIHSPSINLDLTRATYKVMNQFKLVTRFHN comes from the coding sequence ATGAAGAAAGCACAGGTATGTATCTTATTGGTCCTATTTCTTAGTACGGCTTGTTTTTCCTCCAAGGACTTTATTGCCGAATATGATTATGACTATAGGGGGAATTTTAAAAAATACAAAACATTCGCATTTATGGAAGATACTGGTACCGACAGTATTAAACAAATCCCCATAATAGACAGAACGATCACCTCCCGTTTAAACTCTCAAGGTTTTAGGCACCAAGAAACCAAACCTGACATCCTCATATATTATAAATTATTTCTAAGTCAAATAAAATACCGCGGATATATCCAACCTGAATTTGACAATTGGTTGACTACCCGGGGGGTAGAAATCCTGACAGAAGCCCAATTGAGGGAAAAAGAAGAGAAGGAAAGAAAAGAAAGGCTAGCTTTGCTAGAGGAGGAAAAGAATAAAAATGACGAGGAGGAAGAAGAAGAGGAAGAAGAAAGAAAAGTGGGTGAAGATTATGAAAACATCAAATACTATGAAAACGAGGGGATGTTAATCATTTATGTCATTGATTATAAGAAAAACAAAACTATCTGGCAGGGTTATACCTCGGCTAATTTCGACATTCATTCACCCAGTATCAATTTAGACCTTACCAGGGCCACTTATAAGGTTATGAATCAATTTAAATTGGTTACAAGATTCCATAATTAA
- a CDS encoding CHAD domain-containing protein, translated as MSINIAEPFEQGWKRIILEQVDYAIKQLKENEDRHDAIHEVRKVFKKVRAALRLVRSDIKYYKKENVFFRDQGRLISKIRDYSSIQEALAKLEESNTQIKHQPTFNSLLMGIVERREALEEEVLKKDHTLDRLRESLEKKQKEINSWPVKIKGFKTIGKGIKKVYKRGMKASNKARSSRRSTDFHEWRKRAKYLQYQLLMLKPLWPDFMDAWSNEIHDLTDLLGLDHDLALLEWFIKEDEMVFPSKAEEEWFYNQLHQAQKEIRVKAILQGKRCYSEDTDQLLNRLENYWKVYQEEVNCNG; from the coding sequence ATGAGCATAAATATAGCAGAACCTTTTGAGCAGGGTTGGAAAAGAATTATCCTTGAACAGGTGGATTATGCCATTAAGCAATTGAAGGAAAATGAGGATAGGCATGATGCCATTCATGAGGTAAGAAAGGTGTTTAAAAAAGTCCGTGCTGCCCTGAGATTGGTTCGATCTGATATCAAATACTATAAAAAGGAAAATGTGTTTTTTAGGGATCAGGGAAGATTAATCTCAAAAATCAGGGATTATTCTTCTATCCAGGAAGCCTTAGCCAAACTAGAGGAAAGCAATACCCAGATAAAACATCAACCAACTTTTAATTCTCTTTTGATGGGAATTGTGGAGAGACGGGAAGCATTGGAAGAAGAAGTTTTAAAAAAAGACCATACTTTGGATCGCCTCCGGGAAAGCCTTGAAAAAAAACAAAAGGAAATCAATTCTTGGCCTGTCAAAATTAAAGGGTTTAAAACCATTGGAAAGGGAATTAAAAAGGTTTATAAAAGAGGAATGAAGGCAAGTAATAAAGCCAGAAGTTCCAGAAGGTCAACCGATTTTCATGAATGGAGGAAAAGGGCAAAATATTTGCAATATCAATTATTGATGTTAAAGCCTCTATGGCCAGATTTTATGGATGCCTGGAGCAATGAAATCCATGATTTAACGGATTTATTAGGTTTGGATCATGACTTGGCCCTTTTGGAATGGTTCATTAAAGAAGATGAAATGGTTTTCCCCTCAAAGGCGGAAGAGGAATGGTTTTATAACCAACTGCATCAGGCACAAAAGGAAATAAGGGTAAAGGCCATCCTTCAGGGTAAAAGGTGTTATTCCGAAGATACAGATCAGCTTCTCAACCGGCTTGAAAACTACTGGAAAGTTTACCAAGAAGAGGTGAATTGCAATGGTTAA
- the istB gene encoding IS21-like element helper ATPase IstB: MNSNQTVEKLRQMRLSAMAELHHQHIGSNRFADFTADEYIALLADHEWEDRQNKKMARLIKKAAFKQKASVADIDYSHSRNLDKNMFTRLAGLGFVDKKENIIITGPSGVGKSYLVQALGNQACLMGYRTVYSSTSRLLSKLKLSKADGTYLRELRKLQNTDLLILDDFGLQAFDATAREIVLDIIDDRFTEKSTLVSSQLPVSTWYDIIGEGTIADAILDRLVNSSHRIDLKGESLRKGILKNE, from the coding sequence ATGAACAGTAACCAGACAGTAGAAAAACTCAGGCAGATGAGGCTCAGTGCCATGGCAGAGCTCCATCATCAACACATTGGCAGCAACAGGTTCGCCGACTTTACCGCCGATGAATACATCGCCCTACTGGCAGACCACGAATGGGAAGACCGGCAGAACAAGAAAATGGCCCGGTTGATCAAAAAGGCCGCTTTCAAACAGAAAGCATCCGTTGCCGACATCGATTACAGCCATAGCAGGAACCTTGACAAGAATATGTTCACCAGGCTTGCAGGGCTTGGCTTCGTGGACAAAAAAGAAAACATTATCATTACCGGACCTTCGGGGGTAGGGAAAAGCTATCTGGTACAGGCCCTGGGAAACCAGGCATGCCTGATGGGGTACAGGACAGTATACAGCAGCACCTCAAGGCTGCTGTCAAAACTCAAGCTCTCCAAAGCCGACGGAACCTACCTCAGGGAACTGAGGAAACTCCAGAACACCGACCTGCTCATACTCGACGACTTTGGGCTGCAGGCTTTTGATGCAACGGCAAGGGAAATAGTATTGGACATCATTGATGACAGGTTTACCGAAAAATCAACCCTTGTATCCTCCCAATTGCCAGTATCCACCTGGTACGATATCATTGGGGAAGGAACCATCGCAGATGCCATACTGGACAGACTGGTAAACTCTTCCCATAGAATAGACCTCAAAGGGGAATCTTTGAGAAAGGGAATCTTGAAAAATGAATAA
- the istA gene encoding IS21 family transposase, translating to MANILDPMDIKQIFSLHRDGLSNRKIGAVLGISRNTVNQYISWLAASDYEVDEVLSLTSVKLRELFPSRTTIKNDRFDALMRYFDQGKAARNHPGFTFLHHYEEYRQLVDSPYSYTQFMEHYHRKYPREEGSMKLEHLPGHEVFIDFAGTKIEVVDRDTGEVKKAEVFVSVLPFSLFTYVEACWSQKREDLVHCMNNMMWFFGGVPRAVVSDNLKSAVSRASKYEPEINRSLKDFARHYDCVINPTRAYSPQDKALVENAVQLSYQRIYYPLREMTFFSIHDLNREIRRLLENYNNMLFQRKEASRRELFQSMERECLKPLPTGIYQLKDYTRAKVQKIGYVYFSPDKSYYSVPYRYIGKSTQIHYTRDTVEVYHYHERIALHKRNGAKGCYNTNREHLSSTHKKYLDWSPDYFKKQAAPLGSNVATCISELFIESDYPETAYKRAQGIIKLAKLYGRERLDSACGRAIYAKAISYRRIRNILENNLDKVTPEELDKKESHIPDHENIRGASTYQ from the coding sequence ATGGCCAACATACTTGATCCTATGGATATAAAGCAGATTTTCAGTTTACACAGGGACGGGCTCAGCAACCGGAAAATAGGTGCCGTACTGGGGATTTCCCGCAACACGGTCAACCAGTACATCTCCTGGCTTGCAGCCTCGGACTACGAAGTTGATGAGGTTCTGTCCCTTACCAGCGTTAAATTAAGGGAGCTGTTCCCTTCCCGCACAACCATAAAGAATGACAGGTTTGATGCCCTGATGCGTTATTTTGACCAAGGGAAAGCCGCCAGAAACCACCCGGGATTTACTTTTCTGCACCATTACGAGGAGTACAGGCAGCTTGTGGATTCTCCTTACAGCTATACGCAGTTCATGGAGCATTACCATAGAAAATATCCCAGGGAAGAGGGATCCATGAAGCTTGAACACCTTCCAGGCCATGAGGTGTTCATCGATTTTGCGGGCACAAAGATAGAAGTCGTGGACCGTGATACCGGGGAAGTCAAAAAGGCGGAAGTCTTTGTGTCAGTGCTTCCCTTCAGCCTGTTCACCTATGTAGAGGCATGTTGGAGCCAGAAACGTGAGGACCTTGTCCATTGCATGAACAACATGATGTGGTTTTTTGGGGGTGTCCCCAGGGCCGTGGTATCGGACAACCTAAAATCGGCGGTCAGCAGGGCCAGTAAATATGAACCGGAGATCAACCGTTCCCTTAAGGATTTTGCAAGGCACTATGATTGTGTCATCAATCCCACCAGGGCATACAGCCCCCAGGACAAAGCACTGGTCGAGAATGCGGTACAGCTGAGTTACCAGCGCATATACTATCCCCTTCGGGAGATGACCTTTTTTTCGATCCATGATCTGAACCGGGAGATAAGAAGGCTGTTGGAAAACTACAACAACATGCTTTTCCAGAGAAAGGAGGCCAGTAGAAGGGAGCTTTTCCAGTCCATGGAAAGGGAATGCCTGAAACCGCTTCCCACAGGCATATACCAGCTCAAGGACTATACCAGGGCAAAGGTCCAGAAGATAGGGTACGTCTACTTCTCCCCGGACAAAAGCTATTACAGTGTCCCGTATAGGTATATCGGAAAGTCCACCCAGATCCATTATACCAGGGACACCGTGGAAGTCTACCATTACCATGAAAGGATCGCCCTGCACAAAAGGAACGGGGCAAAGGGTTGCTACAACACCAACAGGGAACACCTCAGCAGTACACACAAAAAATACCTCGACTGGAGCCCGGACTACTTCAAGAAGCAGGCAGCTCCCTTGGGCTCCAATGTGGCCACATGTATCAGTGAACTTTTTATCGAATCAGATTACCCGGAAACGGCCTACAAAAGGGCACAGGGTATCATAAAGCTTGCAAAGCTTTATGGCAGGGAAAGACTGGACTCCGCATGTGGCAGGGCCATATATGCCAAGGCAATATCCTACCGCAGGATCAGGAACATACTTGAAAACAACCTGGACAAGGTCACCCCGGAAGAGCTGGACAAAAAAGAATCCCATATTCCCGACCACGAAAACATCAGGGGTGCATCCACTTACCAATAA
- a CDS encoding universal stress protein produces MSFFTRIMVGLDLSEMDDELIEYVSNYVKVNKKVKTIYFVHVVNDLELPDNIQKKYGDFLIPNDETIKYEMKQEVNKYPDSFNNVDIQYEVLEGSPLKQLLHWSRVKLIELIIAGKKIHESGTGIVMEKLARKSKCSILFVTEGQTSLLPSKKVLIPVDFSKRTDKIIEVVKELNHQVPDLKILGLNVVKVPHGYYKIGKSFEEFSEIMVQNEKENWEKYKNIHKLDDLEIEMHYEVNKSENIAKIIFDFAQQSDVSLIIMASKGQTEASVLLLGSVAEKLISYDYQIPLLLVKNPEDINDFFDALKKV; encoded by the coding sequence ATGAGCTTTTTTACCAGAATAATGGTTGGCTTGGACCTAAGCGAAATGGATGATGAACTTATTGAATACGTCAGTAATTATGTAAAAGTGAACAAAAAGGTCAAAACCATTTATTTTGTCCATGTTGTCAATGATTTGGAATTGCCTGATAATATCCAGAAAAAATACGGTGACTTTTTGATTCCCAACGATGAAACTATCAAATATGAAATGAAGCAGGAAGTGAATAAATATCCTGATAGTTTCAATAATGTGGACATTCAATATGAAGTGCTGGAAGGCAGTCCATTGAAACAACTACTGCATTGGTCAAGGGTGAAATTGATAGAACTGATTATTGCCGGGAAAAAAATCCATGAAAGCGGCACAGGGATCGTGATGGAAAAATTGGCCCGAAAAAGCAAGTGTTCAATATTGTTTGTTACAGAAGGGCAAACAAGCCTTTTGCCCAGCAAAAAGGTGCTTATCCCAGTGGATTTTTCTAAAAGGACGGATAAAATAATAGAAGTTGTTAAGGAGCTTAACCACCAGGTTCCGGATTTGAAAATATTGGGGTTGAATGTAGTCAAAGTGCCGCACGGTTATTACAAAATAGGGAAATCTTTTGAGGAATTTTCCGAAATCATGGTCCAGAATGAAAAGGAAAATTGGGAAAAGTATAAAAACATTCATAAGCTGGACGACCTGGAAATAGAAATGCATTATGAGGTCAATAAAAGTGAAAATATTGCCAAAATAATTTTTGATTTTGCCCAACAAAGTGATGTTAGTTTGATCATTATGGCTTCAAAAGGGCAAACTGAAGCTTCAGTATTGTTGCTGGGAAGTGTGGCAGAAAAGTTGATTTCCTATGATTACCAAATTCCATTGTTATTGGTGAAAAACCCAGAAGATATAAATGATTTTTTCGATGCTTTGAAAAAAGTATAG
- the mnhG gene encoding monovalent cation/H(+) antiporter subunit G, giving the protein MGIRDIISAGLILIGVVFMLLAAIGLIRFPDFYIRNSASTKAAILGLGLILLGTGIYYNQILIFVELSAIFLFIFLINPLASHIVARAAFKTKVPFWKKTNLDDIKELEKKEKDKKKAD; this is encoded by the coding sequence ATGGGAATTCGAGATATAATTAGTGCAGGTTTGATTTTAATAGGGGTGGTCTTTATGCTTTTGGCTGCCATAGGACTGATTCGTTTTCCCGATTTCTATATTAGGAACTCCGCCAGCACCAAGGCTGCGATTCTGGGCTTAGGGCTGATCCTTTTGGGAACGGGTATTTATTACAATCAAATTCTGATTTTTGTTGAATTGTCGGCCATTTTCCTGTTTATCTTTTTAATCAACCCTTTGGCTTCCCATATCGTGGCCAGGGCGGCTTTTAAAACCAAGGTCCCTTTTTGGAAAAAAACCAATTTGGATGATATCAAGGAACTGGAAAAAAAAGAAAAGGATAAAAAGAAAGCTGATTAA
- a CDS encoding monovalent cation/H+ antiporter complex subunit F, translated as MSIYYLLLTLAIGVLFIGVMLTMIRFLIGPTLPDRIISLDLLSSMLIGILALYSIVSGVDSTLEVALVLSLITFLGTMVFANYLIEKMKK; from the coding sequence ATGAGCATTTATTACCTTTTATTAACGTTGGCCATTGGGGTTTTATTTATTGGGGTAATGCTGACCATGATCCGGTTTTTGATAGGCCCCACCTTGCCGGACCGTATCATTTCCCTGGATCTTTTATCTTCCATGTTAATAGGGATATTGGCTTTGTATTCCATTGTTTCCGGAGTGGATTCCACCCTTGAAGTGGCTTTGGTGCTTTCTCTGATCACCTTTTTAGGGACTATGGTATTTGCCAATTATTTGATTGAAAAGATGAAAAAATAA
- a CDS encoding Na+/H+ antiporter subunit E, protein MMVYLFNILAAVFFTFFTHEVYTEIPHTALMSLSLFLGYYGVLWLFSWFYNKRHFKKVPMAIGLFLFYIKELWWASLKVTYDSLTPTHHMKPGVIAYPMIAKSDIEITLLANFITLTPGSLSIDISEDRSILYIHETYIQHGDIPKYKEKLRNGFEKRILEITR, encoded by the coding sequence ATGATGGTGTATTTATTCAATATATTGGCAGCCGTTTTCTTTACCTTCTTTACACATGAAGTTTATACAGAAATTCCCCATACTGCATTGATGAGCCTAAGTTTGTTTTTGGGGTATTATGGGGTTCTTTGGCTGTTTTCCTGGTTTTATAATAAAAGGCATTTTAAAAAAGTGCCCATGGCTATAGGCCTTTTTCTATTTTATATTAAAGAATTGTGGTGGGCTTCTTTAAAGGTGACTTACGACTCCCTTACACCCACTCACCATATGAAACCAGGGGTGATTGCTTATCCGATGATTGCAAAATCTGATATTGAAATTACGCTATTGGCCAATTTTATTACACTTACCCCAGGGTCTTTATCTATTGATATATCTGAGGATAGGTCGATATTGTATATCCATGAAACCTATATACAGCATGGAGATATTCCCAAGTATAAGGAGAAATTGAGGAACGGTTTTGAAAAAAGAATTTTGGAAATCACAAGATGA
- a CDS encoding Na+/H+ antiporter subunit D: MVLFNPILILILAAILCMLFWVKPQIQKIITISAIFLFFASAVRLTYLVTTEGIQTVQAGEWPSPFGITFVADTFSALMVLVTSLVSVACIIYALENIDKSRKAKGFYPIFLFMIFGVTGAFLTGDVFNLYVWFEVMLVSSFVLISLGSGKAQLEGSVKYVILNFLASCFFLVGVGLLYKITGTLNMAALSVKIKEVEEPGMITLSALFFFLSFGIKAALFPLFFWLPASYHTPPLAISGLMAGLLTKVGVYAMIRFFTLIFTHDTAFTHQLLLIVAGLTMLVGVLGAIAHNDFRKILSFHIISQIGYMIMGLALFTPLALAGAIFYIIHHIIVKTNLFLISGLTKSINGSFQIKSNGGIYDYFPLISVLFVVAAFSLAGIPPLSGFWAKFILVKAGMEIHQEVIVGISLLVGLLTLFSMTKIWTAVFWAKGTKKLEMLVSSENHFQNSFLKEKYLMIIPVIFLAMITLWIGFFPNLLLDLAIQASDQLIQPDDYINAVLKRN; this comes from the coding sequence TTGGTCCTATTTAACCCCATATTGATCCTGATCCTGGCCGCCATTTTATGCATGCTATTTTGGGTTAAACCGCAAATCCAAAAAATTATAACCATAAGCGCAATTTTTCTGTTTTTTGCTAGTGCAGTAAGATTAACATATTTGGTTACTACAGAGGGGATTCAGACGGTCCAGGCAGGGGAGTGGCCCTCTCCATTTGGGATTACCTTTGTGGCGGATACCTTTAGTGCGCTGATGGTATTGGTGACTTCATTAGTATCTGTTGCTTGTATTATTTATGCTTTGGAAAATATTGACAAAAGCAGGAAAGCAAAAGGCTTTTACCCCATTTTCCTGTTTATGATTTTTGGAGTAACGGGGGCTTTTTTAACCGGGGATGTTTTTAACCTTTATGTATGGTTCGAGGTGATGTTAGTGTCTTCCTTTGTATTGATATCCCTGGGAAGCGGAAAGGCCCAATTGGAAGGAAGTGTTAAATACGTGATATTAAATTTTTTGGCATCCTGCTTTTTCTTGGTTGGAGTGGGTTTGCTTTACAAAATCACCGGAACCCTAAATATGGCGGCTCTTTCCGTAAAAATCAAAGAGGTGGAAGAACCCGGGATGATTACCCTGTCGGCCCTGTTTTTCTTTTTGAGTTTTGGGATCAAGGCTGCCTTGTTTCCTTTGTTTTTTTGGCTTCCAGCTTCTTATCATACCCCTCCACTGGCCATTTCCGGTTTGATGGCCGGTTTGTTGACCAAAGTGGGAGTTTATGCCATGATCCGATTTTTTACCTTGATCTTTACCCATGATACCGCCTTTACCCATCAGCTTTTACTTATTGTGGCAGGATTGACCATGCTGGTAGGGGTTTTGGGGGCAATAGCCCATAATGATTTCAGGAAAATCCTTTCCTTCCACATTATCAGTCAGATAGGTTATATGATTATGGGATTGGCCCTCTTTACACCACTTGCACTTGCTGGGGCTATTTTTTATATTATTCATCATATCATCGTAAAGACGAATTTGTTCTTGATCAGTGGTTTAACAAAAAGCATTAATGGAAGTTTTCAAATAAAAAGTAATGGAGGGATTTATGATTATTTTCCCTTGATTTCAGTCTTATTTGTGGTGGCTGCCTTTTCACTGGCAGGAATTCCTCCCTTATCTGGCTTCTGGGCCAAATTTATTTTGGTGAAAGCAGGAATGGAAATTCACCAGGAGGTTATTGTTGGAATAAGTTTGTTAGTGGGGCTTTTGACTTTGTTTTCCATGACAAAAATTTGGACGGCAGTATTTTGGGCCAAAGGGACAAAGAAGTTGGAAATGCTGGTTTCTTCAGAAAATCATTTTCAAAATTCATTCCTTAAAGAAAAGTACCTGATGATTATTCCAGTGATCTTTTTGGCCATGATAACCTTATGGATCGGTTTTTTTCCCAATCTTTTATTGGACCTGGCAATACAGGCATCCGATCAACTCATCCAGCCGGATGATTATATCAATGCAGTTCTCAAACGTAATTAA
- a CDS encoding NADH-quinone oxidoreductase subunit K, producing MNLIVALVIGILFGSSIYLMLNRNFFKLILGVIVFGYASIYFLFVISGVTQNNPPLIREETAENLQKLADPLPQALTLTAIVIGIGVQLFVIVLLKKVYGVLKIEDLDELQSTDEIDQPKNKEE from the coding sequence ATGAATTTAATAGTTGCACTTGTCATAGGGATTTTGTTTGGCTCCAGCATTTACCTGATGCTCAATAGGAATTTCTTTAAATTGATCTTAGGGGTTATTGTCTTTGGATATGCCAGTATCTATTTCCTTTTTGTAATTTCCGGAGTGACCCAAAACAATCCACCTCTGATAAGGGAGGAAACAGCCGAAAACCTGCAAAAGTTAGCAGACCCATTGCCACAAGCCTTGACGCTTACGGCAATAGTCATAGGAATAGGGGTCCAATTGTTTGTAATTGTTTTACTAAAAAAGGTTTACGGAGTATTAAAAATCGAAGATTTGGATGAACTCCAATCCACAGATGAAATAGATCAACCCAAAAACAAAGAAGAATAA
- a CDS encoding MnhB domain-containing protein, which yields MKTLVLETLLKPLVPLFIVFALYMFFRGHNHPGGGFIAGLIAVIPLMIHAIAFSPNKTVAVYKVKPFFLATGGLLLAVISGMFSLIKGSVFMASLWPENEMPVFGKIGTPILFDLGVFLVVAGFVLKVTFLFAEKDQK from the coding sequence ATGAAAACATTGGTGTTAGAAACTTTGCTAAAACCCCTGGTGCCATTATTTATTGTGTTTGCCTTGTATATGTTTTTCCGTGGGCACAATCATCCTGGGGGAGGCTTTATTGCGGGACTTATTGCGGTTATACCTTTGATGATTCATGCTATTGCCTTTTCCCCAAATAAAACAGTAGCCGTTTACAAGGTGAAGCCGTTTTTCCTTGCGACAGGCGGATTACTTTTGGCGGTTATCAGTGGAATGTTTTCTTTGATCAAAGGATCAGTTTTTATGGCTTCCCTTTGGCCGGAAAATGAAATGCCGGTATTTGGGAAAATAGGTACTCCCATTTTATTTGATTTGGGGGTTTTTTTGGTGGTGGCGGGATTTGTATTGAAGGTTACCTTTTTGTTTGCTGAAAAAGATCAAAAATGA